The Thermodesulfobacteriota bacterium genome segment ACCGTCATGAGATTGAAGAGGCTATATTTGGAGGAGAGATTATTGAAGAATATCCTGACGATAAGTACTTCCCAAGCTGTCTTATTTATGGCAAGACACGAAAGGTAAAAGACTT includes the following:
- a CDS encoding DUF4258 domain-containing protein, with the translated sequence MTIKGIQDKIRKGKYSFSDHAVKRMIKRSINRHEIEEAIFGGEIIEEYPDDKYFPSCLIYGKTRKVKD